A single genomic interval of Heliangelus exortis chromosome 11, bHelExo1.hap1, whole genome shotgun sequence harbors:
- the IDH2 gene encoding isocitrate dehydrogenase [NADP], mitochondrial, whose translation MAARYLRAAPALGLLPHCPLPATAVGQRRHYANKRIKVANPVVEMDGDEMTRIIWAFIKDKLILPNVDVQLKYFDLGLPHRDKTDDQVTIDSALATQKYSVAVKCATITPDEARVEEFKLKKMWKSPNGTIRNILGGTVFREPIICKNIPRLVPGWTKPITIGRHAHGDQYKATDFVVSKSGTFKMVFTPKDGSGVKEWEVFNFPGGGVGMGMYNTDESISGFAHSCFQYAIQKKWPLYMSTKNTILKAYDGRFKDIFQDIFDKHYKTEFSKLKIWYEHRLIDDMVAQVLKSSGGFVWACKNYDGDVQSDILAQGFGSLGLMTSVLVCPDGKTIEAEAAHGTVTRHYREHQKGRPTSTNPIASIFAWTRGLEHRGKLDSNPDLIKFAQTLERVCVETVESGTMTKDLASCIHGLDNVKLNEHFVNTTDFLDAIKNNLDKALGK comes from the exons ATGGCCGCCCGCTACCTCCGCGCCGCCCCCGCCCTCGGCCTCCTGCCCCACTGCCCCCTCCCCGCCACCGCCGTGGGGCAGCGACGACACT ATGCCAACAAGCGGATCAAGGTGGCCAACCCAGTGGTGGAGATGGATGGAGATGAGATGACACGGATCATCTGGGCCTTCATCAAGGACAAG CTCATCCTGCCCAACGTGGACGTCCAGCTCAAGTATTTTGACCTGGGACTTCCTCACCGGGACAAGACAGATGACCAGGTCACCATAGACTCGGCGCTGGCCACCCAGAAGTACAGCGTGGCTGTCAAGTGTGCCACCATCACACCAGATGAGGCCAGGGTGGAAG AGTTTAAGCTGAAGAAGATGTGGAAGAGCCCCAATGGCACCATCCGAAACATCCTGGGGGGCACGGTGTTCCGGGAACCCATCATCTGCAAGAACATCCCACGCCTGGTGCCCGGCTGGACCAAGCCCATCACCATCGGCAGGCATGCCCATGGTGACCAG TACAAAGCCACCGACTTCGTGGTGAGCAAGTCAGGGACCTTCAAGATGGTCTTCACGCCAAAGGATGGCAGCGGGGTGAAGGAGTGGGAGGTGTTCAACTTCCCCGGTGGTGGTGTGGGCATGGGCATGTACAACACGGATGAG TCCATCTCAGGCTTTGCACACAGCTGCTTCCAGTATGCCATCCAGAAGAAGTGGCCCCTCTACATGAGCACCAAGAACACCATCCTCAAGGCCTACGATGGGCGCTTCAAGGACATCTTCCAGGACATCTTCGATAA GCACTACAAGACGGAGTTCAGCAAGCTGAAGATTTGGTATGAGCACCGGCTCATTGACGACATGGTGGCCCAGGTGCTGAAGTCCTCGGGCGGCTTCGTCTGGGCCTGCAAGAACTACGATGGGGACGTGCAGTCTGACATCCTGGCCCAAG GCTTTGGCTCCCTGGGGCTGATGACCTCGGTGCTGGTGTGTCCGGACGGGAAGACCATCGAGGCAGAGGCAGCCCATGGCACTGTCACCCGCCACTACCGGGAGCACCAGAAG GGCCGACCCACCAGCACCAACCCCATCGCCAGCATCTTCGCCTGGACGCGGGGCCTGGAGCACCGGGGCAAGCTGGACTCCAACCCCGACCTCATCAA GTTTGCCCAGACACTGGAGAGGGTCTGTGTGGAGACGGTGGAGAGCGGGACGATGACCAAGGACCTCGCCAGCTGCATCCACGGCCTTGATAA TGTGAAGCTGAACGAGCACTTTGTGAACACCACCGACTTCCTGGATGCCATCAAGAACAACCTGGACAAAGCCCTGGGCAAGTag
- the ZNF710 gene encoding zinc finger protein 710 isoform X2 encodes MDRFSECGTQTEAVVVLSLAQAAVLGLVSDNELLGATVSPDGFFPRLEGDLPDTAGAEPGEPEGEGPEEDALETESSLEKHARRRKRPPVRLVPKVKSEKTEEEEEEEEATVYEVTVPGEEEEEEEEEEGKQEHSPPPPDPDPSPEQAVQSSALRMIDLGTFGRKPRRLRHLRRHTHQEPGGTERHPGGTPQAQGGTAGALRTRCPLEVGAPSPGEAEAPAPASPEPVKSEQVSGWQEAGELEAAGATSERSKKAQLDRLDINVQIDDSYLVEAGDRQKRWQCRMCEKSYTSKYNLVTHILGHNGIKPHSCPHCNKLFKQPSHLQTHLLTHQGTRPHKCGVCSKAFTQTSHLKRHMLLHTDIKPYSCRFCGRGFAYPSELKAHEVKHQSDRCHVCVECGLDFSTLTQLKRHLATHQGPTLYQCLECNKSFHYRSQLQNHMLKHQDVRPFVCTECGMEFSQIHHLKQHSLTHKGVKEFKCEVCGREFTLQANMKRHMLIHTSVRPYQCHICFKTFVQKQTLKTHMIVHSPVKPFKCKVCSKSFNRMYNLLGHMHLHAGSKPFKCPYCSSKFNLKGNLSRHMKVKHGVMDISLDSQDPIMELSGADHTELDGQQEMDDFEEENSYGYGGVGNPPDEHALTQQAMKEMAYYNML; translated from the exons ATGGATCGGTTCAGCGAGTGCGGGACGCAGACGGAGGCGGTGGTGGTGCTgtccctggcacaggctgccgTGCTTGGCCTGGTGTCTGACAATGAGCTGCTGGGCGCCACCGTCAGCCCCGACGGCTTCTTCCCCAGGCTGGAGGGGGACTTGCCGGACACTGCCGGGGCCGAGCCCGGGGAGCCGGAGGGTGAGGGACCGGAGGAGGATGCCTTGGAGACAGAGTCATCCCTGGAGAAGCACGCCCGGAGGAGGAAGCGCCCACCAGTGAGATTGGTGCCCAAGGTCAAGAGCGAGAAgacggaggaggaggaggaggaggaggaggcgacGGTGTACGAAGTGACCGTccccggggaggaggaggaagaggaggaggaggaggagggcaagcaggagcacagccccccaccccctgaCCCAGACCCCAGCCCGGAGCAGGCAGTGCAGAGCAGTGCCCTGAGGATGATTGACCTGGGCACCTTCGGCAGGAAGCCCCGGCGGCTGCGGCACCTGCGCCGGCACACGCACCAGGAACCGGGGGGCACCGAGCGCCACCCTGGGGGCACCCCCCAGGCTCAGGGGGGCACGGCGGGGGCTCTGCGGACCCGGTGCCCCTTGGAGGTGGGTGCCCCATCCCCCGGAGAGGCCGAGGCCCCCGCACCGGCATCCCCGGAGCCGGTAAAGAGCGAGCAGGTCTCGGGCTGGCAGGAGGcgggggagctggaggcagcgGGTGCCACCAGCGAGCGCAGCAAGAAGGCTCAGCTGGACCGTCTGGACATCAACGTGCAGATCGATGACTCCTACCTGGTGGAGGCCGGAGACCGGCAGAAGCGCTGGCAGTGCCGCATGTGCGAGAAGTCCTACACCTCCAAGTACAACCTGGTGACCCACATCCTGGGCCACAACGGCATCAAGCCCCACTCCTGCCCCCACTGCAACAAGCTCTTCAAGCAGCCCAGCCACCTGCAGACCCACCTGCTGACCCACCAGGGCACGCGGCCCCACAAGTGCGGGGTGTGCAGCAAAGCCTTCACCCAGACCAGCCACCTGAAGCGGCACATGCTGCTGCACACCGACATCAAGCCCTACAGCTGCCGCTTCTGCGGCCGCGGCTTCGCCTACCCCAGCGAGCTGAAGGCCCACGAGGTGAAGCACCAGAGCGACCGCTGCCACGTCTGCGTGGAGTGCGGGCTGGACTTCTCCACCCTCACCCAGCTGAAGCGGCACCTGGCCACGCACCAGGGCCCCACGCTCTACCAGTGCCTGGAGTGCAACAAGTCCTTCCACTACCGCAGCCAGCTGCAGAACCACATGCTGAAGCACCAGGACGTCCGACCCTTCGTCTGCACTGAGTGCGGGATGGAGTTCAGCCAGATCCACCACCTCAAGCAGCACTCGCTCACCCACAAG GGTGTGAAGGAGTTCAAGTGCGAGGTGTGCGGGCGGGAGTTCACGCTGCAGGCCAACATGAAGCGGCACATGCTGATCCACACCAGCGTCCGGCCCTACCAGTGCCACATCTGCTTCAAGACCTTCGTGCAGAAGCAGACGCTCAAGACCCACATGATTGTGCACTCACCAGTGAAGCCCTTCAAATGCAAG GTCTGCAGCAAGTCCTTCAACCGCATGTACAACCTGCTGGGCCACATGCACCTGCACGCCGGCAGCAAGCCCTTCAAGTGTCCCTACTGCTCCAGCAAGTTCAACCTGAAGGGCAACCTCAGCCGGCACATGAAGGTCAAGCACGGGGTGATGGACATCAGCCTGGACAGCCAAG ATCCCATCATGGAGCTGTCTGGGGCCGACCACACCGAGCTGGatgggcagcaggagatggatgACTTCGAGGAGGAGAACTCTTATGGCTATGGGGGAGTGGGCAACCCCCCGGATGAGCATGCCCTGACCCAGCAGGCCATGAAGGAGATGGCGTACTACAACATGTTGTAG
- the ZNF710 gene encoding zinc finger protein 710 isoform X1 translates to MDRFSECGTQTEAVVVLSLAQAAVLGLVSDNELLGATVSPDGFFPRLEGDLPDTAGAEPGEPEGEGPEEDALETESSLEKHARRRKRPPVRLVPKVKSEKTEEEEEEEEATVYEVTVPGEEEEEEEEEEGKQEHSPPPPDPDPSPEQAVQSSALRMIDLGTFGRKPRRLRHLRRHTHQEPGGTERHPGGTPQAQGGTAGALRTRCPLEVGAPSPGEAEAPAPASPEPVKSEQVSGWQEAGELEAAGATSERSKKAQLDRLDINVQIDDSYLVEAGDRQKRWQCRMCEKSYTSKYNLVTHILGHNGIKPHSCPHCNKLFKQPSHLQTHLLTHQGTRPHKCGVCSKAFTQTSHLKRHMLLHTDIKPYSCRFCGRGFAYPSELKAHEVKHQSDRCHVCVECGLDFSTLTQLKRHLATHQGPTLYQCLECNKSFHYRSQLQNHMLKHQDVRPFVCTECGMEFSQIHHLKQHSLTHKSPRQHHALCPQPGAGLCPCPQLSNPWQGVKEFKCEVCGREFTLQANMKRHMLIHTSVRPYQCHICFKTFVQKQTLKTHMIVHSPVKPFKCKVCSKSFNRMYNLLGHMHLHAGSKPFKCPYCSSKFNLKGNLSRHMKVKHGVMDISLDSQDPIMELSGADHTELDGQQEMDDFEEENSYGYGGVGNPPDEHALTQQAMKEMAYYNML, encoded by the exons ATGGATCGGTTCAGCGAGTGCGGGACGCAGACGGAGGCGGTGGTGGTGCTgtccctggcacaggctgccgTGCTTGGCCTGGTGTCTGACAATGAGCTGCTGGGCGCCACCGTCAGCCCCGACGGCTTCTTCCCCAGGCTGGAGGGGGACTTGCCGGACACTGCCGGGGCCGAGCCCGGGGAGCCGGAGGGTGAGGGACCGGAGGAGGATGCCTTGGAGACAGAGTCATCCCTGGAGAAGCACGCCCGGAGGAGGAAGCGCCCACCAGTGAGATTGGTGCCCAAGGTCAAGAGCGAGAAgacggaggaggaggaggaggaggaggaggcgacGGTGTACGAAGTGACCGTccccggggaggaggaggaagaggaggaggaggaggagggcaagcaggagcacagccccccaccccctgaCCCAGACCCCAGCCCGGAGCAGGCAGTGCAGAGCAGTGCCCTGAGGATGATTGACCTGGGCACCTTCGGCAGGAAGCCCCGGCGGCTGCGGCACCTGCGCCGGCACACGCACCAGGAACCGGGGGGCACCGAGCGCCACCCTGGGGGCACCCCCCAGGCTCAGGGGGGCACGGCGGGGGCTCTGCGGACCCGGTGCCCCTTGGAGGTGGGTGCCCCATCCCCCGGAGAGGCCGAGGCCCCCGCACCGGCATCCCCGGAGCCGGTAAAGAGCGAGCAGGTCTCGGGCTGGCAGGAGGcgggggagctggaggcagcgGGTGCCACCAGCGAGCGCAGCAAGAAGGCTCAGCTGGACCGTCTGGACATCAACGTGCAGATCGATGACTCCTACCTGGTGGAGGCCGGAGACCGGCAGAAGCGCTGGCAGTGCCGCATGTGCGAGAAGTCCTACACCTCCAAGTACAACCTGGTGACCCACATCCTGGGCCACAACGGCATCAAGCCCCACTCCTGCCCCCACTGCAACAAGCTCTTCAAGCAGCCCAGCCACCTGCAGACCCACCTGCTGACCCACCAGGGCACGCGGCCCCACAAGTGCGGGGTGTGCAGCAAAGCCTTCACCCAGACCAGCCACCTGAAGCGGCACATGCTGCTGCACACCGACATCAAGCCCTACAGCTGCCGCTTCTGCGGCCGCGGCTTCGCCTACCCCAGCGAGCTGAAGGCCCACGAGGTGAAGCACCAGAGCGACCGCTGCCACGTCTGCGTGGAGTGCGGGCTGGACTTCTCCACCCTCACCCAGCTGAAGCGGCACCTGGCCACGCACCAGGGCCCCACGCTCTACCAGTGCCTGGAGTGCAACAAGTCCTTCCACTACCGCAGCCAGCTGCAGAACCACATGCTGAAGCACCAGGACGTCCGACCCTTCGTCTGCACTGAGTGCGGGATGGAGTTCAGCCAGATCCACCACCTCAAGCAGCACTCGCTCACCCACAAG AGCCCCCGGCAGCACCATGCCCTGTGCCCCCAGCCCGGGGCTGggctctgcccctgcccacAGCTCTCAAACCCCTGGCAGGGTGTGAAGGAGTTCAAGTGCGAGGTGTGCGGGCGGGAGTTCACGCTGCAGGCCAACATGAAGCGGCACATGCTGATCCACACCAGCGTCCGGCCCTACCAGTGCCACATCTGCTTCAAGACCTTCGTGCAGAAGCAGACGCTCAAGACCCACATGATTGTGCACTCACCAGTGAAGCCCTTCAAATGCAAG GTCTGCAGCAAGTCCTTCAACCGCATGTACAACCTGCTGGGCCACATGCACCTGCACGCCGGCAGCAAGCCCTTCAAGTGTCCCTACTGCTCCAGCAAGTTCAACCTGAAGGGCAACCTCAGCCGGCACATGAAGGTCAAGCACGGGGTGATGGACATCAGCCTGGACAGCCAAG ATCCCATCATGGAGCTGTCTGGGGCCGACCACACCGAGCTGGatgggcagcaggagatggatgACTTCGAGGAGGAGAACTCTTATGGCTATGGGGGAGTGGGCAACCCCCCGGATGAGCATGCCCTGACCCAGCAGGCCATGAAGGAGATGGCGTACTACAACATGTTGTAG
- the AP3S2 gene encoding AP-3 complex subunit sigma-2: protein MINAILVFNNHGKPRLVRFYQHLAEEVQQQIIREIFHLVLKRDDHICNFLECGSLFGGSDYKLIYRHYATLYFVFCVDSSESELGILDLIQVFVETLDKCFENVCELDLIFHMDKVHHILQEVVIGGMVLETNMNEIVAQVEAQSKLEKAEGGLSAAPSRAVSAVKNINLPEIPRNINIGDINIKVPNLSQFM from the exons ATGATCAACGCCATCCTGGTGTTCAACAACCACGGCAAACCAAGGCTCGTCCGCTTCTACCAGCACCTG gcagaggaggtCCAACAGCAGATCATCCGTGAGATTTTCCACCTGGTGCTCAAGCGGGATGACCACATCTGCAACTTCTTGGAGTGTGGCAG CCTCTTTGGTGGCTCAGACTACAAGCTGATCTACCGGCACTACGCCACTTTGTACTTCGTCTTCTGCGTGGACTCCTCAGAAAGTGAGCTGGGCATCCTGGACCTCATCCAG GTGTTTGTGGAGACGCTGGACAAGTGCTTTGAGAATGTCTGTGAGCTGGACCTCATCTTCCACATGGACAAG GTTCACCACATCCTGCAGGAGGTGGTGATAGGAGGCATGGTGCTGGAGACCAACATGAACGAGATCGTGGCACAGGTGGAGGCCCAGAGCAAGctggagaaggcagag GGAGGTCTCTCGGCCGCTCCGTCCCGTGCCGTCTCGGCGGTGAAGAACATCAACCTGCCCGAGATCCCCCGCAACATCAACATCGGAGACATCAACATCAAAGTGCCCAACCTGTCCCAGTTCATGTGA
- the ANPEP gene encoding aminopeptidase N, with protein MAAGFFISKSVGIVAIMLGLGAVATIIALSVVYAQEKDKHSHPSTDDTTTAAPPPTTAAPNNPWNRWRLPATLVPEYYQVTLQPFLTPDPSGTYIFKGNSSVVFICVEDTDLILIHSNKLNYTMQASFHASLEGVDGSTAPAIKTTWLETPTQYLVVQLEEPLREGQRYRLVSIFTGELADDLAGFYRSEYVDGSGVKRVVATTQMQAADARKAFPCFDEPAMKANFSVTLIHPSDHEAISNMPVKSTSRQEIDGQSWNITEFQRTPRMSTYLLAFIVSQFQSVHSMSGDVQIRIWGRPEAIGQGQGDYALNVTGPILNFYEGLYGEKFPLPKSDQVGLPDFNAGAMENWGLVTYRENSLLFDPSYSSIGNKERVVTVISHELAHQWFGNLVTLRWWNDLWLNEGFASYVEYLGADSAEPSWNIKDLMVLNEVHLVMATDALSTSHPLSFREEEINTPAQISEVFDSIAYSKGASVLRMVSDFLNETVFKDGLQSYLHTFAYNNTIYADLWVHLQEAVDKSNNTLPDSISNIMDRWTLQMGYPVVTVDTRTGTATQSHFLLDPTSVVERPSVFNYTWIVPITWMTQEKAQGRYWLTKVSETTDQFKVNSTSWLLLNLDVTGYFRVNYNQENWNQLLNQLSTNHQAIPVINRAQIIDDAFNLARAKHINVTLALDTTLFLSRETAYMPWQAALNNLNYFQLMFDRSEVFGVMTRYMQKQVTPLFNHYKNITNNWQNISSGLMDQYNQINAITTACSYGVPDCLQLAASYFRQWQQDASKNPIPQNLRSAIYCSIVATGGEEAWDFLWARFKEAKVVSEADKLRTALSCSPHPWILNRYLQYSLDPTKIRKQDATSTINSIVGNVVGQPLVWDFIRANWRTLFSQYGGGSFSFSRLILAITQRFSTQFELEQLEQFKKDNQDIGFGSGTRALEQALERTRANIVWVKENQEKVLTWFNLAFSN; from the exons ATGGCTGCCGGCTTCTTCATCAGCAAGAGCGTGGGCATCGTGGCCATCATGCTGGGCCTGGGGGCTGTGGCCACCATCATTGCCCTCTCAGTGGTGTATGCCCAGGAGAAGGACAAGCACTCACACCCCAGCACAGATGACACCACCACGGCTGCGCCGCCCCCCACCACGGCCGCCCCCAACAACCCCTGGAACCGGTGGAGGCTGCCAGCCACGCTGGTGCCCGAGTACTACCAGGTGACCCTGCAGCCCTTCCTGACCCCTGACCCCAGCGGCACCTACATCTTCAAGGGCAACAGCAGCGTGGTCTTCATCTGCGTGGAGGATACCGACCTCATCCTCATCCACAGCAACAAGCTGAACTACACCATGCAGGCGTCCTTCCACGCCTCGCTGGAGGGGGTGGACGGCTCCACCGCACCCGCCATCAAGACAACCTGGCTGGAGACCCCCACCCAGTACCTGGTGGTGCAGCTGGAGGAGCCCTTACGGGAGGGCCAGCGCTACCGGCTTGTCAGCATCTTCACGGGGGAGCTGGCTGACGACCTGGCTGGCTTCTACCGCAGCGAATATGTCGATGGGTCGGGTGTCAA GAGGGTGGTGGCCACCACACAGATGCAGGCAGCGGATGCCCGGAAAGCCTTTCCCTGCTTTGATGAGCCAGCCATGAAAGCCAACTTCTCAGTGACACTGATCCACCCCTCCGACCACGAGGCCATTTCCAACATGCCAGTCAAGA GCACCTCACGGCAGGAGATAGATGGGCAGAGCTGGAACATCACCGAGTTCCAAAGAACCCCCAGGATGTCCACCTACCTGCTGGCCTTCATTGTCAGCCAGTTCCAATCTGTGCACAGCATGTCTGGGGACGTGCAG ATTCGCATCTGGGGCCGCCCTGAGGCCATTGGCCAGGGCCAGGGTGACTACGCACTCAATGTCACCGGCCCCATCCTCAACTTCTACGAGGGTCTCTACGGCGAAAAGTTCCCGCTCCCCAAGTCTG ACCAGGTTGGTCTCCCTGACTTCAATGCGGGCGCAATGGAGAACTGGGGTCTCGTGACCTACAGGGAGAACTCGCTGCTTTTTGACCCTTCCTACTCCTCCATTGGCAACAAGGAGCGGGTGGTGACCGTCATCAGCCACGAGCTGGCCCACCAG TGGTTCGGGAACCTGGTGACCCTGCGCTGGTGGAATGACCTGTGGCTGAACGAGGGCTTTGCCTCCTACGTGGAGTACCTGGGTGCTGACTCAGCAGAGCCCTCCTGGAACATT AAGGACCTGATGGTGCTGAACGAGGTGCACCTGGTGATGGCGACAGACGCCCTGAGcacctcccaccccctctcATTCCGCGAGGAGGAGATCAACACCCCGGCCCAGATCAGTGAGGTCTTTGACAGCATTGCCTACAGCAAG GGAGCCTCGGTGCTGCGGATGGTCTCTGACTTCCTCAACGAGACAGTCTTCAAGgatgggctgcag TCATACCTCCACACCTTCGCCTACAACAACACCATCTATGCAGACCTCTGGGTTCATCTGCAAGAG GCTGTTGATAAGAGCAACAACACGCTGCCTGATTCCATCAGCAACATCATGGACCGCTGGACGCTGCAGATGGGTTACCCCGTGGTGACCGTGGACACCCGCACCGGCACCGCCACCCAGAGCCACTTCCTGCTGGACCCCACCTCCGTGGTGGAGAGACCCTCTGTCTTCAA CTACACCTGGATTGTCCCCATCACCTGGATGACACAGGAGAAGGCTCAGGGCAGATACTGGCTAACCAAAGTCTCAG AAACCACTGACCAGTTCAAGGTGAATAGCACCAGCTGGCTCCTGCTCAACCTCGATGTCACCGGATACTTCCGTGTCAACTACAACCAGGAGAACTGGAACCAGCTCCTCAACCAGCTCTCTACCAACCACCAG GCCATCCCTGTGATCAACCGTGCCCAGATCATCGATGATGCCTTTAACCTGGCCCG GGCCAAGCACATCAATGTGACCTTGGCCTTGGACACGACGTTGTTCCTGAGCCGGGAGACAGCCTACATGCCCTGGCAGGCAGCCCTCAACAACCTCAACTACTTCCAGCTGATGTTTGACCGCAGTGAGGTCTTCGGGGTGATGACG AGGTACATGCAGAAGCAGGTGACGCCCCTCTTCAACCACTACAAGAACATCACCAACAACTGGCAAAACATCTCCAGTGGCCTGATGGACCA gtACAACCAGATCAATGCCATCACAACAGCCTGCTCCTACGGTGTTCCTGACTGCCTGCAACTCGCTGCCAGCTACTTCAGACAGTGGCAGCAAGATGCCTCCAAAAACCC GATCCCCCAGAACCTACGCTCGGCCATCTACTGCAGCATAGTGGCCACTGGTGGGGAAGAGGCCTGGGACTTCCTCTGGGCCAGGTTCAAAGAGGCCAAAGTGGTGTCTGAGGCCGACAAGCTCCGCACTGCgctctcctgcagcccccacccctGGATCCTCAACCG GTACCTGCAGTACAGCCTGGACCCCACCAAGATCCGCAAGCAGGACGCAACCTCCACCATCAACAGCATCGTGGGGAATGTGGTGGGGCAGCCCCTGGTCTGGGACTTCATCCGTGCCAACTGGAGGACACTCTTCAGCCA gtACGGGGGTggctccttctccttctcccgGCTGATCCTTGCCATCACCCAGCGCTTCTCCACCCAATTTGAGCTGGAGCAG CTGGAGCAGTTCAAGAAAGACAACCAGGACATCGGTTTTGGCTCGGGGACACGGGCGCTGGAGCAGGCGCTGGAGAGAACCCGCGCCAACATCGTGTGGGTGAAGGAGAATCAAGAGAAGGTGCTGACCTGGTTCAACCTGGCCTTCTCCAACTAA
- the LOC139801263 gene encoding mesoderm posterior protein 1-like, with product MAGPPGPLPIRGLRPAAGSAVLQDGVLANAVSPAPSVKPSDASPIPSRGRRAGSGGRWGGPGPGVPRQSASEREKLRMRRLAQALLRLRHYLPPALAPPGQSLTKIETLRLAIRYIAHLSALLGLSQGGLARRRGAAPRHCPLCPQGLGCCQSPDPRLHPPAPRDAAPAGRLGWGSPHVAGTPPELLGAPDTEMASWGSPPYGSSAGTPPELHGTPGSVPGSWSSPPCSLRAGTPLEPPLELATATGTGTVSSCCLEHEAPLKHPGARLTDTGTPGTHARGCQLPAHRQLGSPAAPDRLGSPAGHAAPVLPSCPPAWHWGWWS from the exons ATGGCCGGACCCCCAGGCCCGCTCCCAATCCGGGGTCTCCGACCCGCGGCGGGTTCTGCTGTGCTCCAGGACGGGGTCCTGGCCAACGCAGtctccccagccccatctgTCAAGCCCTCCGACGCGTCCCCGATTCCCTCGCGGGGCCGGCGGGCAGGGTCCGGGGGGCGATGGGGCGGCCCGGGTCCGGGGGTCCCTCGGCAGAGCGCCAGCGAGCGGGAGAAGCTGCGGATGCGGCGCCTGGCCCAGGCACTGCTGCGGCTGCGGCATTACCTGCCCCCCGCCCTGGCCCCCCCCGGGCAGAGCCTCACCAAGATCGAGACCCTGCGCCTCGCTATCCGCTACATCGCCCACCTCTCGGCCCTGCTGGGGCTCAGCCAGGGGGGGCTGGCCCGGCGGCGAGGGGCGGCCCCCCGCCACtgccccctctgtccccagggccTGGGCTGCTGCCAGTCCCCGGACCCCCGCCTGCATCCGCCAGCCCCGCGGGATGCTGCACCCGCCggcaggctgggctgggggtcaCCTCACGTGGCGGGGACCCCCCCGGAACTGCTTGGGGCTCCCGACACGGAGATGGCGTCCTGGGGTTCGCCGCCCTACGGCTCCTCTGCGGGGACCCCTCCGGAGCTGCACGGCACCCCTGGCTCAGTCCCAGGGTCCTGGTCATCACCACCCTGCAGCCTCAGAGCAGGGACCCCGCTGGAGCCCCCCCTGGAACTTGCCACGGCCACAGGCACTGGCACAGTCTCCTCCTGCTGTCTGGAGCATGAAGCCCCCCTAAAGCACCCCGGGGCAAGACTGACGGACACAGGGACCCCCGGGACCCACGCGCGCGGCTGCCAACTGCCTGCGCATCGCCAG CTCGGCAGCCCAGCGGCCCCGGACAGGCTGGGGTCCCCGGCCGGCCATGCAGCCCCCGTCCTGCCCAGCTGCCCCCCAGCATGGCACTGGGGGTGGTGGAGCTGA